One stretch of Streptomyces sp. 135 DNA includes these proteins:
- a CDS encoding plasmid stabilization protein, translated as MPQGSSPKRERQYEHIKEGAEKRGTSKGRAKEIAARTVNKERARSGESKTASKASTQDRKSASQRGGERSHSGSQGPTKDQLYEEAKKRGIDGRSSMNKDELAKALGH; from the coding sequence ATGCCGCAGGGTTCCAGCCCCAAGCGAGAGCGTCAGTACGAACACATCAAGGAGGGCGCCGAGAAGCGCGGCACCTCCAAGGGGCGCGCAAAGGAGATCGCCGCGCGCACCGTGAACAAGGAGCGGGCCCGCTCCGGTGAGTCGAAGACCGCGAGCAAGGCGTCCACCCAGGACAGGAAGTCCGCCTCGCAGCGCGGCGGCGAGCGCTCGCACAGCGGCTCCCAGGGGCCGACGAAGGACCAGCTGTACGAGGAGGCGAAGAAGCGCGGCATCGACGGCCGTTCGTCGATGAACAAGGACGAGCTCGCCAAGGCCCTCGGCCACTGA
- a CDS encoding AfsR/SARP family transcriptional regulator, translating into MEFKVLGHFEVVSDGKEICTPKAFKQRSLLALLVTRHDQCLSASSLAENLWGEEGQPSTARAALQVYISKIRRHLTSFGFDPDGISTSLPGYILRLGESSLDLVEFRALAHHQESFEDGGRDALEREARRLRQALALWRGPALADMRDVPALRELGTVLDEAWTSTLERRLEIDLRLGRELMVLSDLRQLALRHPEREKVQALLMTALYRAGRTAEALATFRLLRSTLISRFGVEPGRMADKLHQAILAREPWLDEHADGVFASVA; encoded by the coding sequence ATGGAATTCAAGGTTCTCGGCCACTTCGAGGTCGTGTCCGATGGAAAGGAAATCTGCACCCCAAAAGCCTTCAAGCAGCGCTCTCTTTTGGCTCTGCTGGTGACCCGTCACGACCAGTGCCTGTCGGCGTCCAGCCTTGCGGAGAACCTTTGGGGGGAAGAGGGTCAGCCCTCGACTGCCCGAGCTGCCCTACAGGTGTACATTTCCAAGATCCGGCGGCACCTGACGAGCTTCGGATTCGACCCCGACGGGATCTCGACCAGCCTTCCCGGCTATATTCTCCGGCTGGGCGAAAGTTCCCTCGACCTGGTCGAGTTCCGGGCTCTGGCCCACCATCAGGAAAGCTTCGAGGATGGTGGCCGCGACGCCCTGGAGCGCGAGGCCCGGCGCCTGCGCCAGGCGCTCGCCCTATGGCGCGGTCCCGCGTTGGCGGACATGCGCGACGTGCCCGCCCTGCGGGAGCTCGGCACCGTACTCGACGAGGCGTGGACGTCCACCCTGGAGCGCAGGCTCGAGATCGACCTGCGGCTGGGCAGAGAACTCATGGTCCTCAGCGACCTGCGCCAGCTGGCTCTGCGTCACCCGGAGCGGGAGAAGGTCCAAGCGCTGTTGATGACGGCGCTCTACCGCGCGGGCCGGACCGCGGAAGCCCTCGCCACCTTCCGGCTCCTGCGCTCGACACTCATCAGCCGCTTCGGCGTGGAGCCCGGCCGCATGGCCGACAAGCTGCACCAGGCCATCCTCGCCCGCGAGCCATGGCTGGACGAGCACGCCGACGGGGTCTTCGCGTCGGTCGCCTGA
- a CDS encoding transposase codes for MTPPNVAQLSASRDSEPLQRFTQEIFAALPRADQRQWAHVYTRALLTAPGRKSGRNLADSVGMPEAAHNFHQFVNASPWDWLPVRRSLLQWVEERDRVRAWVVGMATVARRGEHCAGVHQRFLPERGRTVNCQAGIGMFLAGRQAHMPVAWRLLLPGRWAQDEELRARTRIPAAVRDTTLVGHVLELVDSLVADSGSAPRPLVTDLSHEQGVGWLLRTLRARHYDFVVAVPDSLPARTRSGPVLGARRLLGLEGTVEDSVGRSGIRMRSRSVGLPGVAAGLPECRLFSVSAPGQQDRLWITNLVEETPEKLYRLSRHADASSAMKALTDEFGMAAFEGRSYPGWHHHMTLLSAAFAFSRLGGADSRPRVPAARRAA; via the coding sequence ATGACACCGCCGAACGTGGCTCAGCTGTCAGCATCGCGAGACAGCGAGCCCTTGCAACGCTTTACCCAGGAGATCTTCGCGGCACTGCCGCGTGCCGATCAGCGGCAGTGGGCGCACGTCTACACCCGGGCGCTGTTGACCGCTCCAGGGCGCAAATCGGGCCGCAACCTGGCGGATTCCGTGGGTATGCCGGAGGCGGCTCATAATTTCCACCAGTTCGTCAACGCCAGCCCGTGGGACTGGCTTCCGGTCCGTCGCTCGCTGTTGCAGTGGGTGGAGGAGCGAGACCGCGTCCGCGCCTGGGTGGTCGGGATGGCGACAGTGGCGAGGCGTGGAGAGCACTGTGCGGGCGTGCACCAGCGCTTCCTCCCCGAACGGGGGCGCACCGTCAACTGCCAAGCGGGCATCGGGATGTTCCTGGCCGGCAGGCAGGCGCACATGCCTGTCGCGTGGAGGCTGCTCCTGCCGGGCAGGTGGGCGCAGGACGAAGAACTGCGCGCGCGCACCAGAATCCCTGCGGCCGTTCGTGACACCACGCTGGTCGGCCACGTTCTCGAACTTGTGGACTCCCTGGTCGCCGACAGCGGGTCCGCCCCGCGTCCCCTGGTGACCGATCTCTCCCACGAGCAGGGGGTCGGATGGCTCCTGCGGACACTGCGAGCGCGCCATTACGACTTCGTCGTCGCCGTACCGGACAGCCTCCCGGCGCGGACTCGTTCCGGACCAGTGCTCGGTGCGCGTCGCCTCCTGGGGCTTGAGGGGACGGTGGAGGATTCCGTGGGCCGAAGCGGCATCCGTATGCGCAGTCGATCGGTCGGTCTGCCGGGAGTGGCGGCCGGATTGCCCGAGTGCCGCCTGTTCTCCGTCTCGGCGCCGGGGCAGCAGGACCGGCTGTGGATCACCAACCTCGTCGAAGAGACTCCGGAGAAGTTGTACCGGCTGAGCAGGCATGCCGATGCCTCCTCAGCCATGAAGGCCCTCACCGACGAGTTCGGTATGGCTGCCTTCGAGGGCCGTTCCTATCCCGGCTGGCACCATCACATGACGTTGCTGTCGGCGGCCTTCGCCTTCAGTCGCCTGGGCGGAGCAGACTCGCGGCCGCGTGTGCCGGCTGCGCGCCGGGCAGCGTGA
- a CDS encoding NAD-dependent epimerase/dehydratase family protein: MTAIPGTPPVRTVLVTGAAGFIGSHVAREAAFYRNLRLVLMSHRRPVSVTARRERVVSADVSDPRSLHGALDGVDVLLHCASHIGPTTELNRSVNAEGTQNLVNEALRAGVKRIVYVSTASVYGRGTFRNATPFQLTRNPGSQTSLTRAEAEDAVFDAGGIVLRPHLVYGEGDTWLLPGLARLLRALPGTVEGWTAKLSVISAPDLARLVVASGLAQAERLSTTAYHASHPAPLQASTLLRAAATHYGIPWPDQDLSRSRAQQILAKEPSRHGLAMLTTDHWFDGTHLWQDLQLAPGPGFEAGLQLSRTRSRDAALRTG, translated from the coding sequence ATGACGGCGATCCCTGGGACACCCCCTGTCCGCACCGTCCTGGTCACCGGCGCCGCGGGCTTCATAGGCAGCCACGTGGCACGCGAGGCGGCCTTCTACCGGAACCTGCGCCTCGTGCTGATGTCACACCGTCGGCCCGTGTCCGTCACAGCCCGCCGCGAGCGCGTCGTTTCAGCAGATGTCTCCGACCCCCGTTCACTCCACGGCGCCCTTGACGGCGTCGACGTCCTGCTGCACTGCGCATCGCACATCGGCCCGACCACCGAACTGAACAGGTCCGTCAACGCGGAGGGAACCCAGAACCTGGTCAATGAGGCTCTCCGAGCCGGAGTGAAGCGCATCGTGTACGTAAGCACCGCATCCGTCTACGGCAGAGGCACATTCCGGAACGCCACGCCCTTCCAGCTCACCAGAAACCCCGGATCCCAGACCTCCCTCACCCGGGCCGAGGCGGAAGACGCGGTCTTCGACGCCGGTGGCATCGTCCTTCGCCCTCATCTCGTCTACGGCGAGGGGGACACCTGGTTGCTGCCGGGCCTGGCCCGACTCCTCCGAGCCCTGCCCGGCACCGTGGAGGGCTGGACCGCCAAACTGTCCGTCATCTCGGCCCCGGATCTTGCCCGCCTGGTGGTGGCCAGTGGTCTCGCACAGGCGGAGCGACTGTCGACAACCGCGTACCACGCCAGTCATCCTGCCCCCCTCCAGGCGTCCACCCTGCTCCGCGCGGCGGCCACGCACTACGGGATTCCCTGGCCGGATCAGGACCTTTCCCGTTCCCGCGCCCAACAGATCCTGGCCAAGGAACCTTCGCGGCACGGCCTGGCAATGCTGACGACCGACCACTGGTTCGATGGGACGCACCTCTGGCAGGACCTCCAACTGGCCCCTGGCCCAGGCTTCGAGGCGGGACTCCAACTCAGCCGCACGCGATCCCGGGATGCTGCCCTTCGGACGGGCTGA
- a CDS encoding SRPBCC family protein: MTEYERSRTMPALPEHVFEQAADVDQMDAWLPQELHVDAGEPPAVTVHEDRTDQDVSALLRARRDQMRLEWGTREQGGYTGWLQVAGMDSGTSEVTVHLSFFEEGHDPGEQAVRTALDRSLQRLEEQVRLRVDNAAG; the protein is encoded by the coding sequence ATGACCGAGTACGAACGTTCGCGCACGATGCCCGCACTGCCCGAGCACGTTTTCGAGCAGGCCGCCGACGTCGACCAGATGGACGCGTGGCTGCCGCAGGAACTGCACGTGGACGCCGGTGAGCCACCCGCCGTCACCGTGCACGAGGACCGCACCGACCAGGACGTGTCCGCCCTGCTGCGGGCCCGGCGCGACCAGATGCGGCTCGAGTGGGGCACCCGCGAACAGGGCGGCTACACCGGCTGGCTCCAGGTCGCCGGCATGGACAGCGGCACCAGTGAGGTCACGGTGCACCTGTCGTTCTTCGAGGAGGGGCACGACCCGGGGGAACAGGCCGTGCGCACCGCCCTTGACCGCAGCCTCCAGCGGCTGGAGGAACAGGTGCGGCTGCGCGTCGACAACGCGGCCGGCTGA
- a CDS encoding 2OG-Fe(II) oxygenase, which translates to MIAEQGTKKISPFDEMENPRVIEAERITRDDLLSLAHGEAIAIVVRDYCPQDLCARATQQLLHDSLYGEYANVPGVHKWGLNTYEGLSSKEREQHYFSEAVAAVQSLRDAWAPYLSPIDRLRLELQEGWPGGANMEHLEGNPLFVGQARVFTEGKGAIPHQDFLSWELEDLRREDRSDGKAELLTQMTANLYLQTADEGGELELWSRGYEHAEYDVLRASADSYGLNRDLIPEPAVALKPTAGMLILSHASRIHAVRPSKGRDRAAVSFFIGVRGTEQPLTYWS; encoded by the coding sequence GTGATTGCGGAGCAGGGCACCAAGAAGATCTCCCCGTTCGACGAGATGGAGAACCCGCGCGTCATCGAGGCGGAGCGAATTACGAGGGACGACCTCCTCTCGCTGGCCCACGGAGAGGCCATCGCGATCGTCGTCCGTGACTACTGCCCCCAGGACCTGTGCGCACGTGCCACACAGCAGCTGCTGCACGACAGCCTCTACGGCGAGTACGCGAACGTGCCCGGTGTGCACAAGTGGGGCCTGAACACGTACGAGGGGCTGTCCAGCAAGGAGCGCGAGCAGCACTACTTCTCGGAGGCCGTGGCTGCCGTCCAGTCGCTGCGGGACGCCTGGGCGCCGTACCTGTCGCCCATCGACCGCCTCCGGCTGGAGCTGCAGGAGGGCTGGCCGGGCGGTGCCAACATGGAGCACCTGGAGGGCAATCCGCTGTTCGTCGGCCAGGCCCGGGTGTTCACCGAGGGCAAGGGCGCGATCCCCCACCAGGACTTCCTGTCCTGGGAGTTGGAGGACCTTCGCCGGGAGGACCGCTCCGACGGCAAGGCCGAACTGCTGACCCAGATGACGGCCAACCTGTACCTGCAGACCGCCGATGAGGGCGGGGAGCTCGAACTGTGGTCGCGCGGTTACGAACACGCGGAGTACGACGTCCTGCGCGCTTCCGCGGACAGCTATGGGCTCAACCGCGACCTGATTCCCGAGCCCGCCGTGGCGCTGAAGCCGACCGCCGGCATGCTGATCCTGTCCCACGCCTCGCGCATCCACGCGGTTCGGCCTTCCAAGGGGCGCGACCGAGCGGCCGTGAGCTTCTTCATCGGAGTACGCGGAACCGAGCAGCCGCTCACCTACTGGAGCTGA
- a CDS encoding MFS transporter, giving the protein MRFPKAFWLLWCGQALNRVGILAPAFLVLYLEQGELVDARTTPLIVGLFGIGVVVSGLVGGALADMIGPRRTIVGAQPIAVATALLYLFTTNIVALCLLALVTGFLSAVDRPASAGLIHKIVPRADFERAYSFYLVGFNIGMSLSPVISGFLLAFSPSLLFLVWAVCSALYGLLLIGLPADAVTVRRQASDTSLIRETVRSIAEPFRSRVLVAFLVLTFLMACIYLQVNSSLPLGMRSEGMTPGQVGLVLAVNAVASVILLPLAPRVARNMREEVPLALSAALIALGFGANAFAHSVPAFIVSTLVWTLGEVLWAPTSAGFVANRAPEGKVSTYQGSMFFAWNAAAAVGGPAGIVLAGAFGYGTLWLSVLALGLAVAVGFKALVGLPGFQPPPAAPEPTVHDRIRVS; this is encoded by the coding sequence ATGCGCTTCCCCAAGGCGTTCTGGCTCCTGTGGTGCGGACAGGCGCTGAACCGCGTCGGAATTCTCGCTCCCGCCTTCCTCGTGCTCTACCTGGAGCAGGGGGAACTGGTCGACGCCCGGACCACACCCCTGATCGTCGGACTGTTCGGAATCGGCGTCGTCGTATCAGGACTGGTGGGCGGAGCACTCGCCGACATGATCGGCCCGCGCCGCACGATCGTCGGAGCCCAGCCGATCGCGGTCGCCACCGCACTGCTCTACCTCTTCACCACCAACATCGTCGCGCTGTGCCTGCTGGCCCTGGTCACCGGGTTCCTCTCGGCGGTCGACCGCCCGGCAAGCGCCGGACTGATCCACAAGATCGTTCCCCGAGCCGACTTCGAGCGTGCCTACAGCTTCTACCTCGTCGGATTCAACATCGGCATGTCGCTGAGCCCGGTCATCTCCGGATTCCTCCTGGCGTTCTCACCGTCCCTGCTGTTTCTCGTATGGGCCGTGTGCAGCGCGCTCTACGGCCTGCTCCTGATCGGACTGCCCGCAGACGCCGTCACCGTCCGGCGCCAGGCCTCCGACACCTCCTTGATCCGGGAGACAGTCCGCTCCATCGCCGAACCCTTCCGGTCACGGGTGCTGGTCGCATTCCTGGTCCTGACCTTCCTCATGGCCTGCATCTACCTCCAGGTCAACTCCTCGCTGCCGCTGGGCATGCGCAGCGAAGGCATGACCCCCGGCCAGGTCGGACTCGTGCTCGCGGTGAACGCGGTGGCCTCCGTCATCCTGCTGCCGCTGGCGCCGAGAGTCGCCCGGAACATGCGCGAGGAAGTACCACTGGCGCTGTCCGCGGCACTGATCGCGCTGGGCTTCGGCGCCAACGCCTTCGCCCATTCCGTACCCGCCTTCATCGTCTCCACGTTGGTATGGACCCTGGGCGAGGTGCTCTGGGCGCCCACGTCCGCCGGGTTCGTCGCCAACCGCGCACCCGAGGGCAAGGTCAGCACCTACCAGGGCTCCATGTTCTTCGCGTGGAACGCGGCAGCCGCAGTCGGCGGCCCCGCGGGCATCGTGCTGGCAGGCGCCTTCGGCTACGGAACGCTCTGGCTCTCCGTGCTGGCTCTCGGACTCGCGGTGGCCGTCGGGTTCAAGGCCCTCGTCGGACTGCCCGGGTTCCAGCCGCCTCCCGCCGCTCCCGAGCCGACCGTTCATGACCGCATCCGGGTCTCCTGA
- a CDS encoding ScbR family autoregulator-binding transcription factor, with amino-acid sequence MAQQERGIRSRQSILEAAAHVFDQRGYDAASTTEILARADLTRGALYHHFPSKEAIASALIEAHGEALAVPYREVRLQAAIDLTLGFAHQLQYDTLLRASVRLAVEQSSFTPSARTPYEQSVAAVSDLLRQAGQQGELLPGTDFQEVAETIVGSFTGLQVMSQVYSDRRDLLARTSALWRLVLPGLAAPGILLRLRTTAPPEVDDAREATSVAGEDPVQHPDPVHGKTVRS; translated from the coding sequence ATGGCGCAACAAGAGCGTGGCATCAGGTCCCGGCAATCGATCCTTGAGGCCGCGGCCCACGTGTTCGACCAGCGCGGGTACGACGCGGCGAGCACGACTGAAATCCTTGCCAGGGCCGACCTCACCCGCGGTGCTCTCTACCACCACTTCCCCTCGAAGGAAGCGATCGCCTCAGCGCTGATAGAGGCCCATGGTGAAGCCCTGGCGGTTCCCTACCGGGAAGTGCGGTTGCAGGCCGCGATCGATCTCACGCTGGGTTTCGCACACCAACTGCAGTACGACACCCTTCTGCGGGCCAGTGTGCGGCTCGCTGTCGAGCAGTCGTCGTTCACTCCTTCGGCCCGCACCCCCTACGAGCAGTCCGTCGCGGCGGTGTCAGACCTGTTGCGGCAGGCCGGGCAGCAGGGTGAGCTCTTGCCGGGCACCGACTTCCAGGAAGTCGCCGAGACCATCGTCGGGTCGTTCACCGGTCTCCAGGTGATGTCGCAGGTCTACAGCGACCGCCGGGACCTGCTCGCCCGGACCTCCGCGCTGTGGCGGCTCGTCCTCCCGGGCCTGGCCGCTCCAGGCATCCTCCTGCGGCTGCGGACCACTGCTCCGCCCGAGGTCGATGACGCGCGGGAGGCCACCTCGGTCGCCGGTGAGGACCCCGTCCAGCACCCGGATCCAGTTCACGGAAAGACAGTTCGATCATGA
- a CDS encoding amino acid permease: MRVKSVEQVLASAESAGNGRLRRDQGWFDLIVTGVGMVLGTGIFVFTGQVAKQMAGPSVAVSFVLAAAVCGCAALCYAELASALPVAGSAYTFTYATLGELAAWVIGWALMLELTLSACVVAVGWSGYLQSLMDTAGIHLPAAVRGGEGSVMNLPAMLLILLLVALLIRGGTVSKGATRVLVAVKVAVVLFVIVVGAFFIDASNYSPFIPPSAPAETATGMHTPLLQSLLPGTTSAFGITGVITAAAMVFVAYIGFDVVATSAEETRRPQRDLPIGLLGSLAIVTVLYVVVSLVLTGMQSYGRLSVDAPVAEAFKAVGHPMVGAVISVGVVVGLVTVCMVSIRGQSRVLLAMSRDRLLPPAFAAVHPRYATPHRSLIALGVVMTLLSGFVDIGVLADLVNIGTLFAFMLVSAGVVILRRTRPALPRPFRVPLVPLLPGISFAACLYLMINLSLLTWLTFLIWLGAGLLLYAVYGRRRSAFAQPVTTPAPQVADRDDPTPRIAVGSAAGTVVKGDL, from the coding sequence ATGCGCGTCAAGTCAGTTGAGCAAGTTCTCGCATCCGCGGAGAGCGCGGGAAACGGACGGCTCCGCCGCGACCAGGGGTGGTTCGACCTGATCGTCACCGGCGTGGGAATGGTGCTCGGGACGGGCATCTTCGTCTTCACCGGGCAGGTGGCGAAACAGATGGCGGGCCCCTCGGTCGCCGTCTCATTCGTCCTGGCCGCGGCCGTCTGCGGGTGCGCCGCCCTGTGTTACGCGGAGCTGGCGTCCGCCCTTCCGGTCGCCGGCTCGGCCTATACCTTCACGTACGCCACCCTCGGCGAACTGGCCGCCTGGGTGATCGGCTGGGCGCTCATGCTCGAACTCACGCTCTCCGCGTGTGTCGTGGCCGTCGGCTGGTCCGGCTACCTGCAATCGCTGATGGACACAGCCGGCATCCACCTGCCCGCAGCGGTCCGCGGGGGCGAAGGCTCAGTCATGAACCTGCCCGCCATGCTGCTCATCCTGCTCCTGGTCGCACTGCTGATCCGGGGCGGAACGGTCTCCAAGGGGGCCACCCGGGTCCTGGTCGCCGTCAAGGTGGCGGTGGTCCTCTTCGTCATCGTCGTGGGCGCCTTCTTCATCGACGCGTCCAACTACAGCCCCTTCATCCCGCCCTCCGCCCCGGCGGAGACAGCCACCGGGATGCATACACCGCTGCTGCAGTCCCTCCTCCCGGGCACGACGTCCGCCTTCGGAATCACGGGCGTCATCACCGCAGCGGCCATGGTCTTCGTCGCGTACATCGGATTCGACGTCGTGGCGACCTCGGCCGAGGAAACGCGACGGCCCCAGCGTGACCTGCCCATCGGCTTGCTGGGTTCGCTCGCGATCGTGACCGTCCTGTACGTCGTGGTGAGCCTGGTCCTCACCGGAATGCAGTCGTACGGCCGGCTGTCGGTGGACGCGCCCGTCGCCGAGGCGTTCAAGGCCGTGGGGCATCCCATGGTGGGGGCGGTCATCAGCGTGGGCGTGGTGGTCGGTCTCGTCACGGTCTGCATGGTGAGCATCAGGGGCCAGAGCAGAGTGCTGCTGGCCATGAGCCGCGATCGGCTGCTCCCCCCGGCCTTCGCCGCGGTGCACCCGCGGTACGCCACCCCTCATCGCAGTCTCATCGCGCTCGGCGTGGTGATGACGCTCCTGTCGGGCTTCGTGGACATAGGTGTGCTGGCCGACCTGGTGAACATCGGCACCCTCTTCGCCTTCATGCTCGTCTCCGCCGGCGTCGTCATCCTGCGCCGCACCCGGCCCGCACTGCCCCGCCCCTTCCGCGTGCCGCTCGTCCCGCTGCTGCCCGGAATCTCATTCGCCGCCTGCCTCTACCTCATGATCAACCTCTCCCTGCTCACCTGGTTGACCTTCCTGATCTGGCTCGGAGCCGGCCTGCTCCTGTACGCGGTCTACGGCCGCCGCCGCAGCGCCTTCGCCCAGCCGGTGACCACTCCCGCACCGCAGGTCGCGGACCGGGACGACCCCACCCCACGGATCGCCGTCGGCAGCGCGGCGGGCACAGTCGTGAAGGGAGACCTCTGA
- a CDS encoding ScbA/BarX family gamma-butyrolactone biosynthesis protein has protein sequence MAASIFWLHTFRPDGANGPNPSHSVPRKTGAPEMLSAIPAPRIDTAPSPSPWSTTTVPRGYVHRAAVAEVLLTGWESAGGSGTGPQDSFLVRAQWPRGHALFAPSGGHQDPMLLIESIRQAGSLLSHAEYGVPFGHQFLMWDMSFTAEPAAFTVGPTPTEVELHTMCHDIVRRGRTIAGMRYTVSVLRDGHAVAVGGARFSCTSPTAHRRLRGERPTATEGALPPAVAPAAVGRTSQKDVLLAAPAQGEPHWELRIDTDHPIYFDHPVDHIPGMVLIEAGRQAARAATHRPDAILVGMESTFTRYAELDAPCRMEAEVEGLDSDGHLRVHVTAVQQGTQVFNADLTLRDPS, from the coding sequence ATGGCTGCCTCTATCTTTTGGCTGCACACGTTCCGCCCCGACGGGGCAAACGGGCCCAACCCGTCACACTCCGTGCCCAGAAAGACAGGAGCGCCTGAAATGCTGAGTGCCATTCCCGCGCCCCGGATCGACACCGCCCCTTCGCCGAGCCCCTGGTCCACCACGACGGTTCCCCGCGGGTACGTCCACCGCGCCGCCGTGGCGGAAGTACTACTCACCGGGTGGGAAAGCGCCGGAGGTTCCGGAACAGGCCCACAGGACTCTTTCCTCGTCAGGGCGCAGTGGCCCCGGGGGCACGCCCTCTTCGCTCCCTCCGGTGGCCACCAGGACCCGATGCTGTTGATCGAGTCGATCCGGCAGGCGGGAAGCCTGCTGTCCCACGCCGAATACGGAGTTCCCTTCGGACATCAGTTCCTGATGTGGGACATGTCCTTCACCGCCGAACCCGCCGCGTTCACGGTCGGCCCCACCCCGACCGAGGTCGAACTGCACACGATGTGTCACGACATCGTTCGGCGCGGCCGGACCATCGCCGGCATGCGCTACACCGTCTCCGTCCTGCGTGACGGACACGCCGTTGCCGTCGGTGGCGCACGTTTCAGCTGCACCAGCCCCACCGCCCACCGCCGCCTGCGCGGCGAACGGCCCACCGCGACGGAGGGCGCCCTTCCCCCTGCGGTCGCGCCCGCGGCCGTCGGCCGCACCTCTCAGAAGGACGTCCTGCTGGCCGCGCCGGCACAGGGCGAACCGCATTGGGAGCTGCGCATCGACACCGACCACCCCATCTACTTCGACCACCCGGTCGACCACATACCTGGCATGGTGCTCATCGAAGCCGGTCGGCAGGCGGCACGCGCCGCGACCCACCGGCCCGACGCGATCCTCGTCGGGATGGAGAGCACGTTCACCCGCTACGCAGAACTCGACGCACCGTGCCGGATGGAAGCGGAGGTCGAGGGTCTGGACTCCGACGGCCATCTCCGTGTGCACGTGACCGCGGTGCAGCAGGGCACGCAGGTCTTCAACGCCGACCTGACACTCCGCGATCCGAGCTGA
- a CDS encoding vanadium-dependent haloperoxidase, whose translation MKSIPLHTNSLKRWAVFGSLTAMSLATTVTGPASAAAGDAGPTPFAVQARADGDNVVLQWNKLISEAMAVNNQGSMHPTPPPVGGRTLAVVHNAMYDAWAAYDAKAVGTQLGGDLRRPEVERTEANKRKAVSFAAHRALSDLFPQQRATFDAKLAALGYDAAEAGTAAAGTPAAVAVEATDALLEVRHQDGSNQLGNPPYTSPEGFYKPVNPAQDVNHFDKSKIVDPSRWTPLTLNGMTHNFLTPHFAASKPFVINDVDSYLPSAPPKYGSAASKRAIAQQMHINASLTERQKALAEFWQYRDTSSSSIPQEWAAFVSKRDHHSLDQDVKMFFALNIAEGDEAVVDWKTKVHFDYGRPITMIRYAMDGKRIRGYAGPGQGTKVIDGAKWQPYLKTPAFAAYGSGHTGFTAAGAEILEQFTGSDEYGGTGVIKAGSSGIETGMPSKDIALKWDTFSDAAQEVGESRLWGGVHWEFDHTEADAQARELARDVWAESEQYFDGSHPDA comes from the coding sequence ATGAGTCTCGCCACCACGGTCACCGGACCCGCGTCCGCGGCGGCCGGCGACGCCGGGCCGACCCCGTTCGCCGTTCAGGCGCGGGCCGACGGCGACAACGTCGTCCTGCAGTGGAACAAGCTGATCAGCGAAGCCATGGCGGTGAACAACCAGGGCTCCATGCACCCCACTCCGCCGCCGGTCGGCGGCCGGACGCTCGCGGTGGTGCACAACGCGATGTACGACGCCTGGGCCGCGTACGACGCGAAGGCCGTCGGCACCCAGCTCGGCGGTGACCTGCGCCGCCCCGAGGTGGAGCGCACCGAGGCCAACAAGCGCAAGGCGGTCAGCTTCGCGGCGCACCGCGCGCTGAGCGACCTGTTCCCCCAGCAGCGGGCGACCTTCGACGCCAAGCTCGCGGCGCTCGGCTACGACGCGGCGGAGGCCGGCACCGCCGCGGCGGGAACGCCCGCCGCCGTGGCGGTCGAGGCGACCGACGCGCTGCTGGAGGTCCGCCACCAGGACGGCTCCAACCAGCTGGGCAACCCGCCGTACACGTCGCCGGAGGGCTTCTACAAGCCGGTCAACCCGGCGCAGGACGTGAATCACTTCGACAAGAGCAAGATCGTCGACCCGAGCCGGTGGACGCCGCTGACCCTGAACGGCATGACGCACAACTTCCTCACCCCGCATTTCGCGGCGTCGAAGCCGTTCGTCATCAACGACGTGGACAGCTACCTCCCGTCGGCGCCCCCGAAGTACGGCAGCGCCGCATCGAAGCGTGCGATAGCCCAACAGATGCACATCAACGCCAGTCTGACGGAGCGTCAGAAGGCGCTCGCCGAGTTCTGGCAGTACCGGGACACCTCGTCTTCGTCCATCCCGCAGGAGTGGGCGGCCTTCGTGTCCAAGCGCGACCACCACAGCCTCGACCAGGACGTGAAGATGTTCTTCGCCCTGAACATCGCGGAGGGCGATGAGGCGGTCGTCGACTGGAAGACCAAGGTCCACTTCGACTACGGCCGTCCGATCACCATGATCCGCTACGCGATGGACGGCAAGAGGATCCGCGGCTACGCGGGCCCCGGCCAGGGCACCAAGGTGATCGACGGCGCCAAGTGGCAGCCGTACCTGAAGACGCCGGCCTTCGCGGCCTACGGCTCGGGGCACACCGGCTTCACGGCCGCCGGGGCGGAGATCCTCGAGCAGTTCACCGGGTCCGACGAGTACGGCGGCACGGGCGTCATCAAGGCGGGCAGCTCGGGCATCGAGACCGGCATGCCGTCGAAGGACATCGCGCTCAAGTGGGACACGTTCTCCGACGCGGCCCAGGAGGTGGGCGAATCGCGCCTGTGGGGCGGCGTGCACTGGGAGTTCGACCACACCGAGGCCGACGCGCAGGCCCGCGAACTCGCCCGTGACGTCTGGGCGGAGTCCGAGCAGTACTTCGACGGCAGCCACCCGGACGCCTGA